A stretch of Desulfovibrio desulfuricans DSM 642 DNA encodes these proteins:
- a CDS encoding mandelate racemase/muconate lactonizing enzyme family protein, whose product MMKITSIDIIDVANDFSSATSKWRPVVVRVNTDEGISGFGEVGLAYGVGASGGFGMAKDLAQILIGMDPMCNEAIWEKMLRKTFWGQGGGGIFSAAMSGLDLAMWDIKGKALGVPLYQLLGGKTRSKIRAYASQLQFGWGAGQDKAMLVDPQAYAETALIAQEEGYDALKVDVLAMDGQGNWNQQDLSGVLPDNILRRGYDRLAAMRKAVGPDMDIIVEMHSFTSTTAAIQFGRMIAELDVLYYEEPVMPLNPKQMKKVADNVPIPIAAGERIYWRWGYRPFLEEGSLSVIQPDICTCGGLTEVKKICDMAHVYDVTVQIHVCGGPISTAAALHMEAAIPNFMIHELHRYALLEPNTRSCVHNYMPEKGMYSVPELPGLGQELTQETIAASTVVTVK is encoded by the coding sequence ATGATGAAGATTACGAGCATTGATATTATTGATGTGGCCAATGACTTCAGCTCTGCCACCAGCAAGTGGCGTCCGGTTGTTGTTCGAGTTAATACGGATGAAGGCATCAGCGGCTTCGGTGAAGTGGGCCTTGCTTACGGCGTGGGTGCTTCTGGCGGGTTTGGCATGGCCAAGGATCTGGCCCAGATACTCATTGGCATGGATCCCATGTGCAACGAAGCAATCTGGGAAAAGATGCTGCGCAAGACATTTTGGGGACAGGGCGGCGGCGGTATTTTTTCCGCTGCCATGAGCGGCCTTGACCTTGCCATGTGGGACATCAAGGGGAAAGCGCTTGGAGTACCCCTGTATCAGCTACTTGGCGGTAAGACTCGCAGCAAGATACGAGCTTATGCCAGCCAGTTGCAGTTTGGCTGGGGGGCCGGGCAGGACAAAGCCATGCTTGTTGATCCCCAGGCCTATGCCGAAACTGCGCTTATAGCCCAGGAAGAAGGCTATGATGCCCTTAAGGTGGACGTACTCGCCATGGACGGGCAGGGTAACTGGAACCAGCAGGATCTTTCAGGCGTGCTGCCCGACAATATACTGCGCAGGGGCTATGACCGTCTTGCAGCCATGCGCAAGGCGGTTGGGCCGGATATGGATATCATTGTTGAAATGCACTCCTTTACGTCCACCACTGCGGCCATCCAGTTTGGCCGCATGATCGCGGAGCTTGACGTGTTGTACTACGAAGAACCCGTCATGCCTCTGAACCCCAAGCAGATGAAGAAGGTTGCGGACAATGTGCCGATTCCAATCGCTGCCGGTGAGCGCATTTACTGGCGCTGGGGTTACCGTCCCTTCCTTGAAGAGGGTTCGCTGAGTGTCATCCAGCCTGATATCTGCACCTGCGGTGGCCTCACAGAAGTAAAGAAAATTTGCGACATGGCACATGTCTATGATGTGACCGTGCAGATTCACGTGTGCGGCGGCCCCATCTCGACCGCTGCGGCCCTGCATATGGAGGCTGCTATCCCCAACTTCATGATCCATGAGCTGCATCGCTACGCACTGCTTGAGCCCAACACCAGAAGCTGCGTGCATAATTACATGCCTGAAAAGGGTATGTACTCCGTGCCCGAGCTGCCCGGTCTGGGCCAGGAACTGACGCAGGAAACTATTGCGGCTTCAACGGTTGTAACGGTGAAGTAA
- a CDS encoding MFS transporter, translating to MFCLFIGIFIAYLDRVNVSVLAANDPFLLEMGIKGAPVQIGMMMSVFLAAYGVANVLLAPIGDYLGPRKSMMLCIGLWTASLFLGGVASTFAIIIVSRIMLGVGEGMYYPLQSVFVKNWFPRHERGRANAAWVVGQSVAPALAMPFFAYLIGNYGWRANFHFCLVVGLIPLYLLWRHTADTPRQHKSINNAELAHIEAGQEVTASKEVALPLGQRLKGFIGNYRYWLLVFWYLCLQCMYWGLITWLPSYLKTARGFSWSEMGWLASLPFVLSIIFKVSCGFLTDKIGRSAPILMAAMFFAGCCVYLGAVAEQKYLSAVLLSLAVAFCTMGTPVAWTLLQGLIPGSSMSTASGIMNGLANGLASLAPAMIGFFISTTGQYSSGLLCLVFTGAAATIAAGILAAKRY from the coding sequence GTGTTTTGTCTGTTTATCGGGATATTCATAGCATATCTTGACCGCGTCAATGTTTCTGTTCTGGCCGCAAACGATCCATTTCTGCTTGAAATGGGCATCAAGGGCGCCCCAGTGCAAATAGGCATGATGATGTCTGTTTTCTTGGCGGCATATGGTGTGGCCAACGTGCTGCTGGCGCCGATCGGTGACTATCTGGGGCCGCGCAAGTCCATGATGCTTTGCATTGGCCTTTGGACGGCCTCTCTGTTCCTGGGCGGCGTTGCCTCTACGTTTGCGATCATCATCGTCAGCCGGATCATGCTTGGTGTTGGCGAGGGCATGTACTACCCGCTGCAAAGCGTTTTTGTAAAAAACTGGTTCCCCCGGCATGAACGCGGGCGGGCCAACGCCGCCTGGGTTGTCGGGCAATCTGTCGCACCAGCTCTGGCCATGCCGTTTTTTGCTTATCTTATTGGAAACTACGGCTGGAGAGCCAACTTCCATTTCTGCCTCGTGGTGGGCTTGATCCCTTTGTATCTTTTGTGGCGGCATACGGCGGATACCCCGAGGCAGCATAAAAGCATCAACAATGCAGAACTGGCCCATATTGAAGCAGGACAGGAAGTTACGGCTTCCAAGGAAGTTGCGTTGCCTCTGGGGCAGCGTCTCAAGGGATTCATCGGCAATTACCGGTACTGGCTTTTGGTCTTTTGGTATTTGTGCCTCCAATGCATGTACTGGGGCCTGATAACCTGGTTGCCGAGCTACCTTAAAACAGCCAGAGGGTTCAGCTGGAGCGAAATGGGCTGGCTGGCGTCACTGCCCTTTGTGCTTTCCATTATTTTTAAGGTGTCGTGCGGATTTTTGACGGACAAGATAGGCAGAAGCGCGCCAATTCTTATGGCAGCCATGTTCTTTGCCGGTTGTTGTGTTTATCTGGGGGCCGTCGCCGAGCAGAAATACCTCTCGGCCGTATTGCTGTCTCTGGCTGTGGCATTCTGCACCATGGGAACGCCGGTGGCCTGGACGTTGCTGCAGGGGTTGATTCCCGGCTCGTCCATGTCCACGGCGTCAGGCATAATGAATGGCCTTGCCAACGGGCTTGCATCGCTTGCGCCCGCCATGATCGGATTTTTCATAAGCACTACCGGCCAGTACAGCAGCGGCCTGCTTTGCCTTGTGTTCACAGGGGCGGCGGCGACCATTGCGGCAGGTATTCTTGCGGCCAAGCGTTATTAG
- a CDS encoding LysR family transcriptional regulator, with product MQLTLRQIEAFLTVANLRSFTAAGASLHITQSAVSNLIKDLEAQVGVPLFDRTSRFVSLSPDGREMYTLAQKAFHEFLLMEKYAADLSSLRAGRVRVVGAPLIACTLLPLLLAHFKRAQPAIRVELVDQPMALVQSSIQQGDAEVGFGPARLTETDIIARHFFTTPVSMLSRPDHPLAGRHSTWSEVKKVPVVAVGRESVGYIAADVGTQPPFTIGHVVNQMPTAFALAAAGCGVALAGRFSLMLARGYGLVATLLHDPVLYREMQMYLPAARKLSDAAATFVDFATQFVKDHDPNTLDSATVAELAPPLSTRRDA from the coding sequence ATGCAATTGACGCTGCGGCAAATTGAGGCATTTCTGACGGTTGCAAACCTTCGTAGCTTCACTGCTGCCGGGGCTTCCTTGCACATAACCCAAAGTGCCGTAAGCAACCTTATCAAGGATCTTGAGGCGCAGGTCGGCGTGCCGCTTTTTGACCGCACATCGCGTTTCGTCTCACTTTCCCCCGATGGGCGAGAGATGTACACGCTGGCCCAGAAGGCCTTTCACGAATTTTTGCTTATGGAAAAATACGCCGCAGATCTTAGCAGCCTGCGCGCGGGCAGAGTACGCGTTGTTGGCGCGCCGCTCATAGCCTGCACTCTGTTGCCGCTACTGCTCGCGCATTTCAAGAGAGCCCAACCTGCCATACGTGTCGAGCTGGTGGATCAGCCCATGGCGCTGGTACAATCGAGTATACAGCAAGGGGATGCAGAAGTCGGTTTTGGCCCGGCCCGCCTGACAGAAACAGACATTATCGCCCGCCATTTTTTTACCACCCCTGTGAGCATGCTCTCACGCCCGGATCATCCGCTGGCAGGGAGGCACAGCACCTGGAGCGAGGTAAAGAAGGTTCCGGTGGTTGCAGTTGGCAGGGAATCCGTGGGCTATATCGCCGCGGATGTGGGAACGCAGCCGCCGTTTACCATTGGCCATGTGGTCAACCAGATGCCAACGGCCTTTGCCCTGGCCGCAGCAGGGTGCGGCGTTGCGCTGGCTGGACGGTTTTCGCTGATGCTGGCGCGGGGCTATGGCCTTGTAGCTACCCTCCTGCACGACCCGGTACTGTACCGGGAAATGCAGATGTACTTGCCTGCTGCCCGCAAACTCTCGGACGCTGCTGCCACATTTGTGGATTTTGCCACGCAGTTTGTGAAAGATCACGATCCCAATACACTGGATTCAGCCACTGTTGCAGAGCTGGCACCGCCGCTCAGTACACGCAGAGACGCCTGA
- a CDS encoding FeoA family protein, with the protein MDSVIPLTSLKVGEVARIVSINARGELARRIRDMGLGSGMPVSVVGYAPLRDPLALRCAEVTIALRRREAGAIMVQPAAAANN; encoded by the coding sequence ATGGATTCAGTTATTCCTCTCACGTCCCTCAAAGTGGGCGAGGTAGCGCGTATTGTCAGCATCAATGCCAGGGGCGAGCTTGCGCGGCGCATCCGCGACATGGGGCTGGGTTCGGGCATGCCTGTTTCTGTGGTGGGCTATGCGCCCCTGCGCGACCCTCTGGCCTTGCGTTGCGCGGAAGTAACCATTGCCCTGCGCCGCAGGGAGGCCGGGGCCATCATGGTGCAGCCCGCTGCTGCGGCAAACAATTAG
- a CDS encoding acyltransferase — protein MSILKKVLERGLTPSNVISYLCLQIMRVNGALWGTLRLRLKAFALGVKVGAGVSAHGPVGLLRWPGSRMSIGAGASLISSWRRATAAALAHPVRLRTFGPGASIEIGPGCQLSGTSITARSKVIRLGRQVMVGPNCVVVDSDFHAHWPPKARATEPGMEGDRPVTIGDYAWIGMNCLILKGVTIGEGAIIGAGSVVTRDVPPFCLAAGSPARVLRSLQPGESAQQPATAE, from the coding sequence ATGAGCATCCTGAAAAAAGTTCTGGAACGGGGCCTCACCCCGTCCAACGTCATAAGCTATTTGTGTTTGCAGATCATGCGCGTAAACGGCGCGCTCTGGGGCACTCTGCGCCTGCGGCTCAAGGCCTTTGCGCTGGGTGTAAAGGTTGGAGCGGGAGTATCCGCCCACGGCCCTGTGGGTCTGCTGCGCTGGCCGGGCAGCCGCATGAGCATCGGCGCTGGCGCAAGCCTTATTTCTTCCTGGCGGCGGGCCACGGCTGCTGCGCTGGCACATCCCGTGCGGCTGCGCACCTTTGGCCCCGGAGCCAGCATTGAAATCGGCCCCGGCTGCCAGTTGAGCGGCACATCCATCACCGCGCGCTCCAAGGTCATACGCCTTGGGCGTCAGGTCATGGTTGGCCCCAACTGCGTTGTGGTGGATTCCGACTTTCACGCCCACTGGCCGCCGAAAGCCCGCGCCACAGAACCCGGCATGGAAGGCGACCGCCCGGTAACTATTGGCGACTATGCGTGGATTGGCATGAACTGCCTTATCCTCAAGGGCGTAACCATTGGCGAGGGGGCCATCATAGGCGCTGGCAGCGTGGTCACGCGAGATGTGCCGCCCTTCTGCCTTGCCGCTGGCTCTCCTGCCCGCGTGCTGCGCAGCCTCCAGCCCGGCGAAAGCGCGCAACAGCCCGCCACTGCGGAATAG
- a CDS encoding DEAD/DEAH box helicase, whose amino-acid sequence MSVGEYIAALLASEKLGAQVTCHKLFPPVEPCYAPTRLPWPAAISRALEQRGIKGLYSHQALATDHIRAGHSIVAATPTASGKSLIYNLPVLDRYLRDRDARALYLFPLKALAQDQLGAFNALVEGWPKEARPTAALYDGDTTDHFRRKIRRNPPTVLISNPEMLHLGILPHHEQWAEFLAGLSHVVVDEAHTYRGVFGAHMAQVFRRLNRIAGRYGARPVYVLCTATVGNPGELAAALTGTEAPASTSAPATGLDSPARVPSSAPATRTADAPVVIDQSGAPQGPRHFVFLNPEQSPATAAIDLLKAALARNLRTIVYCRSRRMTELISLWAGQSGVFSERISAYRAGFLPEERRDIEARMASGELLAVVSTSALELGIDIGGLDVCILVGYPGTVMATLQRGGRVGRAQQESAVIIVAGEDALDQYFARNPEDFFSRPAEKAVVNPDNEVILTRHLECAAAEMPLTPGEAMLASPAARAAARALNAKGLLLQSADGTQLLAARKRPQRHVDLRGTGQTFSIEDQDGQIIGSVDGFRAWQETHPGAVYLHRGRSYVIEEMDPARARIVAKATKVSWFTRTRGQKSTDILEEVERTSVGRVLVCRGRLRITDTVTGYEKRSTSGNRLLTITPLAAPPQVFETEGLWYVIPDSIRASLEERFLHYMGSIHALEHAAIGLLPLLIMADRNDFGGISTPLHAQTGLSGVFIYDGLPGGAGLTRQAFPDARGLLEATFKAVAACPCEDGCPSCVHSPKCGSGNRPISKIGALELLREMLAPGTEGDALCRDLRISPAPDRLEMESLDAASALAAAPRPAVSALDFINQESQPEAAHTAMEEQSMSKKHSAPDNQNSLFGANGLAQSGPSGSAPAPQGAASSAPGAQGTTTFDAAGLLTHIPVPPPKNFVVFDVETRRSAAEVGGWNRADRMGVSVAVAYDSKADDYFSYQQEELPALFERLRASDLVVGFNSLRFDYAVLSPFAPFDLRTLPSLDLLQRVAERLNYRLSLDNLGQATLGEPKSADGLQALQWWKEGRLEDIATYCRKDVDITRRLYLHGLEQGFLLFSNKAGSRVRVPVDFHRR is encoded by the coding sequence GTGTCTGTGGGGGAATATATTGCGGCGCTGCTGGCGTCGGAAAAGCTGGGCGCGCAGGTCACGTGCCACAAGCTCTTTCCGCCAGTGGAGCCATGCTACGCGCCCACGCGCCTGCCCTGGCCCGCGGCCATCAGCCGTGCCCTTGAGCAGCGCGGCATCAAGGGACTTTACAGCCATCAGGCCCTTGCCACAGACCACATCCGCGCCGGGCATTCCATTGTTGCGGCCACGCCCACGGCCAGCGGCAAAAGTCTTATCTACAACCTGCCCGTGCTCGACCGCTACCTGCGCGACCGCGATGCCCGCGCCCTGTATCTCTTCCCGCTCAAGGCTCTGGCGCAGGATCAGCTGGGCGCGTTCAACGCCCTGGTGGAGGGCTGGCCCAAGGAGGCCCGGCCCACCGCCGCCCTGTATGACGGCGACACCACCGACCATTTTCGCCGCAAAATCCGGCGCAATCCGCCCACAGTACTTATCAGCAATCCAGAGATGCTGCACCTCGGCATTTTGCCCCACCACGAACAGTGGGCGGAATTTCTGGCGGGCCTGAGCCATGTGGTTGTGGACGAAGCCCATACTTACCGGGGCGTGTTTGGGGCGCACATGGCCCAGGTATTCCGGCGGCTCAACCGTATTGCCGGGCGCTACGGCGCGCGGCCCGTCTACGTGCTGTGTACGGCCACCGTGGGCAATCCCGGCGAGCTGGCAGCAGCGCTGACCGGCACGGAGGCTCCCGCCTCCACGTCTGCCCCTGCTACAGGTCTGGATTCCCCGGCTCGGGTTCCGTCCTCCGCTCCTGCCACCCGCACAGCGGATGCGCCTGTGGTTATTGACCAGTCCGGCGCGCCGCAGGGACCACGGCACTTTGTTTTTCTCAATCCGGAGCAAAGCCCCGCCACTGCGGCCATTGACCTGCTCAAGGCGGCGCTGGCCCGCAACTTGCGCACCATAGTCTACTGCCGCTCACGGCGCATGACAGAACTCATCAGCCTGTGGGCCGGGCAATCGGGTGTATTTTCCGAACGAATCTCCGCCTATCGGGCGGGCTTTCTGCCTGAAGAAAGGCGTGACATCGAGGCCCGCATGGCCTCGGGCGAACTGCTGGCAGTGGTCAGCACCAGCGCGCTGGAACTTGGCATAGACATTGGCGGGTTGGACGTGTGCATCCTTGTGGGCTACCCCGGCACGGTCATGGCCACCCTGCAACGCGGCGGGCGCGTGGGCCGCGCCCAGCAGGAATCGGCCGTTATCATCGTGGCGGGCGAGGATGCGCTGGATCAGTATTTTGCCCGCAATCCCGAAGATTTTTTCAGTCGCCCTGCGGAAAAGGCCGTGGTCAACCCGGACAACGAAGTCATTTTGACCCGGCATCTGGAATGCGCGGCGGCAGAAATGCCCCTCACCCCCGGTGAAGCCATGCTGGCAAGCCCTGCTGCCCGCGCCGCCGCCCGCGCGCTCAACGCCAAGGGGCTGTTGCTGCAGTCGGCGGACGGCACCCAACTGCTGGCCGCCCGCAAGCGCCCCCAACGGCATGTGGATTTGCGCGGCACAGGCCAGACCTTCAGCATTGAAGATCAGGACGGCCAGATCATCGGCTCTGTGGATGGCTTTCGCGCATGGCAGGAGACGCACCCCGGCGCTGTCTACCTGCACCGGGGCCGCAGCTATGTGATTGAAGAGATGGACCCGGCCCGCGCCCGCATTGTAGCCAAGGCGACCAAGGTCTCGTGGTTTACGCGTACGCGCGGGCAAAAAAGCACCGACATTCTTGAAGAAGTCGAGCGCACATCAGTGGGTCGTGTGCTGGTCTGCCGTGGCCGCCTGCGCATCACCGACACCGTGACCGGGTATGAAAAGCGCTCCACATCGGGCAACCGCCTGCTCACCATCACGCCGCTTGCCGCGCCGCCGCAGGTTTTTGAAACCGAGGGTCTGTGGTACGTCATACCAGACAGCATCCGCGCCTCGCTGGAAGAACGCTTTCTGCACTACATGGGCTCCATCCACGCCCTTGAGCACGCTGCCATTGGCCTGCTGCCCCTGCTCATCATGGCCGACCGCAACGACTTTGGCGGTATTTCCACCCCGCTGCATGCCCAGACCGGGCTGTCAGGCGTATTTATTTATGACGGACTGCCGGGTGGGGCTGGCCTGACGCGTCAGGCCTTTCCCGATGCGCGGGGCCTTCTGGAAGCCACCTTCAAGGCTGTTGCCGCCTGCCCCTGCGAGGACGGCTGCCCCTCCTGCGTGCATTCGCCCAAGTGTGGCTCCGGCAACAGGCCCATCAGCAAGATCGGCGCGCTGGAACTGCTGCGCGAAATGCTGGCCCCCGGCACGGAAGGCGATGCCCTGTGCCGCGACCTGCGCATCAGCCCCGCCCCTGACAGGCTGGAAATGGAATCGTTGGACGCAGCCTCTGCCCTGGCGGCAGCGCCCCGGCCTGCAGTTTCGGCTCTGGATTTCATCAATCAAGAAAGCCAGCCCGAAGCCGCGCACACTGCAATGGAGGAACAATCCATGAGCAAAAAGCACTCCGCGCCGGACAATCAGAACAGTCTGTTCGGCGCTAACGGTCTTGCGCAATCCGGCCCCAGCGGCAGTGCCCCCGCGCCGCAGGGCGCGGCCAGCAGCGCACCGGGCGCTCAGGGGACAACTACCTTTGACGCCGCAGGCCTGTTGACGCACATTCCCGTGCCGCCGCCAAAAAATTTTGTGGTCTTTGACGTGGAAACCCGGCGCTCCGCCGCCGAGGTAGGCGGCTGGAACCGGGCCGACCGCATGGGCGTAAGCGTTGCCGTGGCCTATGACAGCAAGGCGGACGACTATTTCTCCTACCAGCAGGAGGAGCTGCCCGCATTGTTCGAGCGCCTGCGCGCGAGCGACCTTGTGGTGGGCTTCAACAGTCTGCGCTTTGACTACGCCGTGCTCTCGCCCTTTGCGCCATTTGATCTGCGCACCCTGCCCAGCCTTGACCTTTTGCAGCGCGTTGCCGAGCGGCTGAACTACCGCCTCTCGCTGGACAATCTGGGACAGGCCACCCTGGGCGAACCCAAGAGCGCTGACGGACTGCAAGCCCTGCAATGGTGGAAGGAAGGAAGGCTGGAAGATATCGCCACGTATTGCCGCAAGGATGTAGACATCACCCGCCGCCTTTATCTGCACGGTCTGGAGCAGGGCTTTTTGCTGTTCAGCAACAAGGCTGGCTCCCGTGTGCGCGTTCCTGTGGATTTTCACCGGCGCTGA
- the panB gene encoding 3-methyl-2-oxobutanoate hydroxymethyltransferase: MKNTIVTFREAKGQGKLVMLTAYDYSTAQVMDMAGVDALLVGDSLGMVMLGYPDTLSVTVDDMVRHCAAVARGAQKALVVCDMPFMSYHVSVEETVRNAGRLMTEGRAQAVKLEGGAEFAAEVRALTRASIPVMGHLGLTPQSVNAFGGFKVQGKSMAAAQKLLDDARALQEAGAFALVLECVPAPLAERVTQALSIPVIGIGAGAGCDGQVLVWQDMTGMTLSHLPRFVKRFGEVGASLRSAVEAYAREVRAGAFPGEDHVYPLPEGMEKTLKKLK; the protein is encoded by the coding sequence ATGAAGAATACGATAGTTACCTTCCGCGAGGCCAAAGGGCAGGGAAAGCTCGTCATGTTGACGGCTTATGACTACAGCACCGCACAGGTCATGGATATGGCCGGGGTGGATGCCCTGCTTGTGGGCGATTCGCTGGGCATGGTGATGCTGGGCTATCCCGATACGCTTTCCGTCACGGTGGACGACATGGTGCGCCACTGCGCCGCCGTGGCCCGGGGTGCGCAAAAAGCCCTTGTGGTCTGCGACATGCCCTTTATGAGCTACCATGTTTCTGTGGAAGAAACCGTGCGCAACGCCGGGCGGCTCATGACTGAAGGCCGTGCCCAGGCGGTCAAGCTTGAAGGCGGTGCGGAATTTGCCGCAGAAGTGCGAGCGCTGACGCGGGCCTCCATTCCCGTCATGGGGCATCTTGGCCTCACGCCGCAATCGGTGAACGCTTTTGGCGGGTTCAAGGTGCAGGGCAAAAGCATGGCCGCAGCCCAGAAGCTGCTGGACGATGCCCGTGCCCTGCAAGAAGCCGGGGCTTTCGCCCTGGTGCTGGAATGCGTGCCCGCGCCCCTGGCCGAGCGCGTGACCCAGGCGCTGTCCATCCCGGTTATCGGTATCGGCGCTGGCGCTGGCTGTGATGGTCAGGTGCTGGTGTGGCAGGATATGACGGGCATGACCCTGAGCCATCTGCCGCGCTTCGTCAAACGCTTTGGCGAAGTGGGCGCAAGCCTGCGCTCCGCGGTGGAGGCCTACGCGCGTGAAGTGCGCGCGGGCGCTTTCCCCGGCGAGGATCACGTCTACCCCCTGCCAGAAGGTATGGAGAAGACACTGAAAAAATTGAAGTAA
- the speB gene encoding agmatinase, which produces MQDKFLASEYPQSAPEQAGFHIIPVPLEQSVSYGSGTVKGPQALLAASHQLEAWECGFAPGESGFFTAQAVDCAGPITDTLDRIEAAVAHAIACEAVPVVLGGEHTVTLGALRALVRQAEKTGESFGVVQFDAHADLRPQYEGSPFSHASVMYRAVADLGLPLTQFAVRDFCREEAEIRKKFNVTHYDAYFLARVGLPELPLPEDFPKNIYITFDVDGLDSSIMPATGTPSPGGINWREAQYMLERCVAGRRVVGLDVVELAPIEGLHHADFTAAKLTHLIMGLAHDANQKEAQA; this is translated from the coding sequence ATGCAAGACAAGTTTCTGGCTTCTGAATATCCCCAGTCTGCACCGGAGCAGGCAGGGTTTCACATTATCCCCGTCCCTCTGGAGCAGAGCGTTTCTTATGGCAGCGGCACGGTCAAAGGCCCTCAGGCCCTGCTTGCCGCATCGCACCAGCTGGAGGCCTGGGAATGCGGATTCGCACCGGGCGAGTCAGGTTTTTTTACCGCTCAGGCCGTGGACTGCGCTGGCCCCATAACCGACACGCTTGACCGCATAGAGGCCGCTGTGGCCCATGCCATTGCCTGCGAGGCAGTGCCTGTGGTGCTGGGCGGCGAGCATACCGTGACGCTTGGAGCCTTGCGGGCATTGGTCCGGCAGGCTGAAAAAACGGGCGAATCCTTTGGCGTTGTGCAGTTTGACGCCCACGCCGACCTGCGGCCCCAGTATGAGGGCAGCCCCTTTTCACACGCCAGCGTCATGTACCGCGCCGTGGCCGACCTCGGCCTGCCGCTCACGCAGTTTGCCGTGCGCGATTTCTGCCGGGAAGAAGCCGAGATCCGCAAGAAGTTCAACGTCACCCATTACGACGCCTACTTCCTTGCCCGCGTGGGCCTGCCGGAACTGCCCCTGCCCGAGGATTTCCCCAAAAATATTTACATCACCTTTGATGTGGACGGGCTTGATTCGTCCATCATGCCAGCAACAGGAACGCCCTCGCCCGGCGGTATCAACTGGCGCGAGGCCCAGTACATGCTGGAACGCTGCGTCGCGGGCCGCCGCGTGGTGGGGCTGGACGTGGTGGAACTGGCCCCCATTGAGGGCCTGCACCATGCGGACTTTACGGCTGCCAAGCTTACCCACCTCATCATGGGGCTGGCCCACGATGCCAATCAGAAGGAGGCTCAGGCATGA
- a CDS encoding class I SAM-dependent methyltransferase produces MDWDARLYDQSHDFVAAYGENLLGLLPDGLGFVVDVGCGTGALTEALTARAARVVGIDASPDMIVQARMRLPRVEFLVMDACGMPWNGCVDALFSNAALHWIEDQERLTAVMARALRPGGLLVCEFGARGNIGRIRAAFGAAFQAALAGEGIGPAHLNCERFYFPSAQEYAALLSRHGFSVRLAEEYDRPTPLKGGEEGLARWMAQFFAQDLDCVAPEAQEKVFAAVADALRASMWNNGGWIADYRRLRVVAVKH; encoded by the coding sequence ATGGATTGGGATGCCCGCCTTTACGACCAGAGCCACGACTTTGTGGCAGCCTACGGTGAAAATCTGCTGGGCTTGCTGCCCGATGGTCTGGGCTTTGTTGTTGATGTTGGCTGCGGCACTGGCGCACTGACAGAAGCCTTGACCGCCAGAGCCGCCCGCGTGGTGGGCATCGACGCCTCGCCCGACATGATCGTGCAGGCCAGAATGCGTCTGCCGCGAGTGGAATTTCTGGTAATGGACGCCTGCGGCATGCCGTGGAACGGCTGCGTGGACGCGCTGTTTTCCAACGCCGCGCTGCACTGGATAGAAGATCAGGAGCGTCTGACCGCCGTCATGGCGCGGGCGCTGCGCCCCGGCGGCCTGCTGGTGTGCGAATTTGGCGCGCGCGGCAACATCGGGCGCATCCGCGCTGCCTTTGGGGCGGCCTTTCAGGCCGCGCTGGCGGGGGAGGGCATTGGCCCGGCGCATCTGAACTGCGAGCGTTTTTATTTTCCCTCGGCGCAGGAATATGCGGCCCTGCTGAGCCGGCACGGGTTTTCCGTGCGGCTGGCGGAAGAATACGACAGGCCCACCCCTCTCAAAGGCGGGGAAGAAGGCCTTGCCCGCTGGATGGCCCAGTTTTTTGCCCAGGATCTGGATTGCGTGGCCCCAGAGGCTCAGGAAAAGGTTTTTGCCGCCGTGGCGGATGCCCTGCGCGCATCCATGTGGAATAACGGCGGTTGGATTGCTGATTATCGGCGGCTGCGGGTCGTGGCCGTAAAACACTAA